The Candidatus Nezhaarchaeota archaeon genomic interval ATAAGCCCATCCCTCCACGTAGTAACGTGGTACGCTCTGGTTTCGACATTCCAAGGGGATCAAAAGTACTAGAACGCGGTACAATGTTGGGAGTTAAGGAAATCTCATTGCTTGCATCTATAGGATGTGATAAGGTTAAGGTCTATAACATTAAAGCCTCAGTGATATCAACGGGTCCTGAGCTCGTTGCTGTTGGATTGCCTTTGGGAGAAGGCAAGATATACGATGTTAACAGCTACATGATATCAGCATACCTAGAAAAAATCGGCTTGCACTCTGAGATTTTAGGTATAGCTGATGACTCTGTTAAGGATCTGCAGCATAATATCGCCCAAGCTCTTAAGAAGAGTGATATCGTCTTCGTATCTGGAGGTACCTCAAAGGGTGAAAGCGACGTTCTATACCAAACGCTAAGTGAGATGTTAAACCAGGAGGAAGGAGAAATCCTCTTTCATGGTTTAGCATTAAAGCCAGGAAAGCCAACCCTAACAGCAATTATAAACGGAAAACCGGTATTCGGTCTCCCGGGTAACCCAACATCAGCATTTACGGTTCTAGAGGTACTAATTAAGCCTTGGCTCTTTAACGTCATCCTAAAAGTACCTTTAAAAGAACTTAAATTGAAAGCTAAACTAACCCGTAAGCTTGTAAGTTTTGAGGGAAAGAGAGAGATAGTGTACGT includes:
- a CDS encoding molybdopterin-binding protein, coding for MKLLPLSEALRKLEPVRIPLNTEEVNLLQSLGRILAEDVTSSIDLPPFDKSSRDGYAVKAKDTFTASELNPVKLRLKGLVKVGEVPKFLVSDGECAYVPTGAPIPEGCDSVVMIEDTLREDEYVYVYKPIPPRSNVVRSGFDIPRGSKVLERGTMLGVKEISLLASIGCDKVKVYNIKASVISTGPELVAVGLPLGEGKIYDVNSYMISAYLEKIGLHSEILGIADDSVKDLQHNIAQALKKSDIVFVSGGTSKGESDVLYQTLSEMLNQEEGEILFHGLALKPGKPTLTAIINGKPVFGLPGNPTSAFTVLEVLIKPWLFNVILKVPLKELKLKAKLTRKLVSFEGKREIVYVALLTSNSELLAHPILKGSESVTTFAEADGYIEIPEDVNFIEEGEVVEVKLLNI